One Helicobacter pylori NCTC 11637 = CCUG 17874 = ATCC 43504 = JCM 12093 genomic window, AGATTCAAAAATCATTTATAACGATATGGAAGTGGATTTCAATCAAACGAGCGTGATTTCCTATTTGGACGCATTAGAAACGATAGGGGGCATTAGTAGGGGTATTTTAGAAAAAGAAGACAGGCTTTTGGCTTATTTGCTAGAGCAAGGCGTCAAAGTAGAGCCAAATCTCACTTATGGTAAATTGCTCGCTGAAGCGTTTGATCATTTTGTAGAGCACCAACTCATTAACCCCACTTTTGTAACCCAATACCCTATTGAGATTAGCCCCTTAGCCAGACGCAACGATAGTAACCCTAATATTGCTGACAGGTTTGAATTGTTTATCGCAGGGAAAGAAATCGCTAACGGCTTTAGCGAGTTGAACGATCCTTTAGATCAATTAGAACGCTTTAAAAATCAAGTGGCTGAAAAAGAGAAAGGCGATGAAGAAGCCCAATACATGGATGAAGATTATGTGTGGGCCCTAGCCCATGGAATGCCCCCAACCGCAGGGCAAGGCATAGGCATTGATAGATTAGTGATGCTATTCACTGGATCTAAAAGCATTAAAGATGTGATTTTATTCCCAGCGATGCGTCCTGTTAAAAACGATTTTAATGTGGAGAGTGAAGAATAATGGCGTATTTTTTAGAACAAACGGATAGTGAAATTTTTGAACTTATCTTTGAAGAATACAAGCGGCAAAATGAGCATTTAGAAATGATAGCGAGCGAGAATTACACTTTTCCTAGTGTCATGGAGGCTATGGGGAGTGTTTTAACGAATAAATACGCTGAAGGCTATCCTAACAAGCGCTATTATGGAGGCTGTGAAGTGGTGGATAAAATAGAAAGCTTAGCCATAGAAAGGGCTAAAAAGCTTTTTAATTGCCAGTTCGCTAACGTGCAAGCGCATTCAGGCTCACAAGCCAATAACGCTGTCTATCACGCTCTTTTAAAGCCTTATGACAAGATTTTAGGCATGGATTTAAGCTGTGGAGGGCATTTAACGCATGGCGCTAAAGTGAGCTTAACCGGTAAGCATTATCAGAGCTTTTCTTATGGCGTGAATTTGGATGGTTATATTGATTATGAAGAAGCGCTAAAGATTGCTCAAAGCGTTAAGCCAGAAATCATTGTGTGCGGGTTTTCAGCCTATCCAAGGGAAATTGATTTTAAGAAATTTAGAGAAATCGCTGATGAAGTGGGGGCGTTACTATTGGGCGATATAGCCCATGTGGCGGGGCTTGTGGTAACTGGTGAGCATGCCCATCCTTTCCCGCATTGCCATGTGGTTTCAAGCACCACTCATAAGACCTTAAGAGGGCCTAGAGGAGGGCTTATTTTAACCAATGATGAAGAGATAGCGGCTAAGATTGATAAAGCGATTTTTCCAGGAACTCAAGGCGGGCCTTTGATGCATGTGATTGCTGCTAAAGCGGTGGGGTTTAAAGAGAATTTAAAACCAGAATTTAAAACTTACGCAAAATTAGTGAAATCTAACATGCAAGTTTTGGCTAAAGCGTTACAAGAAAAAAACCATAAGTTAGTGAGCGGTGGC contains:
- a CDS encoding serine hydroxymethyltransferase, with the translated sequence MAYFLEQTDSEIFELIFEEYKRQNEHLEMIASENYTFPSVMEAMGSVLTNKYAEGYPNKRYYGGCEVVDKIESLAIERAKKLFNCQFANVQAHSGSQANNAVYHALLKPYDKILGMDLSCGGHLTHGAKVSLTGKHYQSFSYGVNLDGYIDYEEALKIAQSVKPEIIVCGFSAYPREIDFKKFREIADEVGALLLGDIAHVAGLVVTGEHAHPFPHCHVVSSTTHKTLRGPRGGLILTNDEEIAAKIDKAIFPGTQGGPLMHVIAAKAVGFKENLKPEFKTYAKLVKSNMQVLAKALQEKNHKLVSGGTSNHLLLMDFLDKPYSGKDADIALGNAGITVNKNTIPGETRNPFVTSGIRIGSAALSARGMGAKEFEIIGNKISDILNDINNVSLQLHVKEELKAMANQFPVYQQPIF